The following proteins come from a genomic window of Paenibacillus swuensis:
- a CDS encoding SDR family oxidoreductase: MRNLEGKVALVTGASGGIGRAIAQRFAQEGALVAVHYGKNREAALKTVRIIEEGGGAAFPVGADLGRVQGVKQLYDSLDAELLSRTGKTEVDLLVNNAGIALFGTVDNTEESDFDAIFAVNVKGPFYSIQHALPRMREQGRIINISSAVTRIAIPDVTAYSMTKGAINTLTLALAKQLAPRGITVNAILPGFVATDMNAAMLQDPDSRKIGADFSAFGRWGEPQDIADIAGYLASPDSRWITGQLIDASGGSHL, translated from the coding sequence ATGAGGAACTTGGAAGGTAAAGTAGCGCTGGTTACGGGAGCAAGCGGCGGAATCGGGCGGGCTATTGCTCAACGCTTCGCACAAGAAGGCGCGTTAGTAGCCGTCCATTACGGTAAAAACCGCGAGGCCGCGCTAAAGACGGTACGTATTATTGAAGAAGGAGGCGGAGCGGCTTTTCCCGTCGGAGCGGACTTGGGTCGTGTACAGGGCGTGAAACAATTATATGATTCACTCGATGCTGAACTGCTGTCGCGAACCGGAAAGACTGAAGTGGACCTTCTTGTGAACAATGCGGGCATAGCTCTATTCGGCACGGTGGACAATACGGAGGAATCGGACTTTGATGCTATTTTCGCTGTTAATGTCAAAGGCCCGTTCTACAGCATTCAGCATGCTTTGCCCCGGATGCGCGAACAAGGCCGGATCATTAACATTTCGTCCGCGGTGACAAGAATCGCCATCCCTGACGTGACCGCTTACAGTATGACCAAAGGAGCTATAAACACCCTAACATTGGCCTTGGCTAAACAATTGGCTCCCCGCGGCATAACCGTGAACGCTATTCTGCCTGGTTTCGTTGCCACCGATATGAATGCCGCCATGCTTCAAGATCCGGATTCCCGAAAGATCGGCGCTGACTTCTCTGCCTTCGGCAGGTGGGGAGAGCCGCAAGATATAGCGGACATCGCCGGTTATCTTGCCTCCCCCGACAGTCGATGGATTACTGGGCAGCTCATCGATGCCAGCGGCGGCTCTCACCTGTAA
- a CDS encoding DUF3231 family protein, whose product MGILGGNPKDEPMHFGEVSSVWTASTTAKGAISFYQAYLNHAGDKDLKKLIENYIDQAKQEVKELDEVLNANGIAPAPIMGERPPANLEDIPVGARLADQEIAAAISADTAASVVASTQAMVMCIREDIAAMFAKQAAAKTALGAKTLRLLKDKGWLVPPPLLIKRPEEA is encoded by the coding sequence GTGGGAATTCTAGGCGGTAATCCGAAAGATGAGCCAATGCACTTCGGTGAAGTATCCAGTGTATGGACGGCTTCCACAACAGCTAAAGGCGCGATTTCTTTTTATCAGGCGTATTTAAACCATGCCGGGGATAAGGATCTAAAGAAATTAATTGAGAACTACATTGATCAAGCTAAACAAGAAGTTAAAGAACTGGATGAGGTACTGAATGCGAATGGGATCGCACCTGCTCCAATCATGGGTGAACGACCACCAGCTAACCTTGAAGATATACCTGTAGGTGCCCGGTTAGCCGATCAGGAAATCGCCGCAGCGATATCCGCGGACACAGCCGCAAGTGTTGTTGCGAGCACGCAAGCCATGGTAATGTGTATTCGTGAAGATATAGCAGCAATGTTTGCAAAGCAGGCTGCCGCCAAAACCGCACTTGGTGCTAAAACGCTCAGATTACTTAAGGATAAAGGTTGGCTGGTACCGCCTCCGTTACTTATCAAGAGACCCGAAGAGGCTTAG
- a CDS encoding cysteine-rich CWC family protein, which produces MALKVKAIETAKEHSAAYIRTDNDSLNKPMLAINRKLGYEPLRGSYRVVAKVASVLPEARICPLCSQDNKCEVESGAESCWCMREKFPEELMEQVPPDQNGKVCICEKCLKSFVMET; this is translated from the coding sequence ATGGCATTGAAGGTGAAGGCCATTGAGACTGCAAAGGAGCACAGTGCTGCCTACATCCGTACCGACAATGATTCTCTGAACAAGCCGATGTTGGCTATTAACCGCAAATTGGGGTATGAACCGCTGAGGGGATCCTACCGTGTCGTGGCGAAGGTGGCGTCCGTGTTGCCGGAAGCAAGAATTTGTCCTCTGTGCTCCCAAGATAATAAGTGCGAGGTTGAGTCAGGGGCCGAAAGCTGCTGGTGCATGCGCGAGAAGTTTCCTGAGGAATTGATGGAACAGGTGCCGCCGGATCAGAATGGCAAAGTATGTATTTGCGAAAAGTGCCTTAAATCATTCGTTATGGAAACTTAA
- a CDS encoding GNAT family N-acetyltransferase has protein sequence MRALQLPGDYEEIAGLLNQIWSEPTTAERLLEEDQKLYEVGHTWLNDEGLLVGYDRERQVAVDENGMLVGFARSWRAPWTEPGYLNNTVVVDRAVRQKGVGQLLLTHVVKWANSVGADSLLAEVWDDDADALRFAEKRGFAVERHMFQSVLNLDVSEPVTPISAVDEIPGIRWLTLADELGEESERKLYQLSAETMKDIPGFMGSAPDFAEWCKWYLKCDGFAPERVLIAADGDRYVGMANLALNMQTKGIYNEYTCVDRITGTGALPWH, from the coding sequence TTGCGCGCATTGCAACTGCCTGGGGATTATGAAGAAATCGCGGGGCTGCTGAACCAGATCTGGTCTGAGCCCACCACCGCAGAGAGATTGCTGGAGGAAGATCAGAAGCTTTATGAAGTGGGCCACACTTGGCTTAATGACGAAGGGCTCTTAGTCGGCTACGACCGGGAGCGCCAGGTGGCTGTGGATGAGAACGGAATGTTGGTAGGGTTTGCGCGGTCTTGGCGAGCCCCGTGGACGGAGCCGGGTTATCTGAACAATACTGTGGTGGTGGATCGTGCTGTCCGGCAGAAGGGTGTGGGGCAACTTCTACTTACGCATGTGGTGAAGTGGGCTAATTCGGTTGGGGCCGATTCGCTGCTTGCCGAGGTGTGGGATGACGATGCGGACGCGCTGCGGTTTGCGGAGAAGCGGGGTTTTGCCGTGGAGAGACATATGTTTCAATCGGTGTTGAATCTGGATGTTAGCGAACCCGTTACTCCTATTTCGGCTGTAGATGAAATTCCTGGCATTCGGTGGTTGACGCTGGCGGATGAACTCGGCGAAGAGAGCGAGCGCAAGTTATATCAGTTAAGTGCGGAGACGATGAAGGATATTCCCGGATTTATGGGGAGCGCGCCGGATTTCGCAGAGTGGTGTAAGTGGTACTTGAAGTGTGACGGATTCGCACCGGAACGGGTGTTGATCGCGGCGGACGGAGATCGTTATGTCGGGATGGCCAATCTGGCTTTAAACATGCAAACGAAAGGCATCTACAACGAATATACATGCGTGGATCGGATTACCGGAACCGGGGCATTGCCATGGCATTGA
- a CDS encoding copper amine oxidase N-terminal domain-containing protein encodes MMKKTWITLSAAVLAMSVFATSALGAPVEKKDVKKEELKVVVKTNDNDHVKVKPDKVVKVTVDGNVYDTVTSVTYNTYGKGYKGLLKAYVNVQNKPAGAIIAELLKTKYDIDADKVLAEAAAKYETSGKLEIAIDLQKEALQANPGDMKAYKKLAQLNKKLGKAAIRAYVNGLEPKFDTTPMAKNGKVLVPFRAIAEALDAKVIWNSKDNTILVFKGTVKLKLTVNGKVAYINGKKVMLDVPAQAVKSRIVVPIRFVSEGLNSNVTWDHEAQSVIILDKK; translated from the coding sequence ATGATGAAAAAGACATGGATTACCTTAAGTGCAGCTGTTTTGGCGATGAGCGTGTTCGCTACATCCGCACTGGGAGCACCGGTGGAAAAGAAGGATGTAAAGAAAGAAGAATTAAAGGTCGTTGTAAAAACGAATGATAACGATCATGTAAAAGTGAAACCCGACAAAGTAGTGAAAGTAACTGTAGACGGAAACGTGTATGATACAGTGACCTCCGTTACATACAACACGTACGGCAAGGGATACAAGGGCCTGCTTAAAGCCTACGTCAATGTGCAAAATAAACCTGCCGGCGCCATCATCGCCGAACTTCTAAAAACGAAGTACGATATCGATGCAGACAAAGTGTTGGCTGAAGCAGCAGCAAAATACGAAACAAGCGGTAAACTGGAAATCGCGATTGATTTGCAGAAAGAAGCTTTGCAAGCAAACCCGGGCGATATGAAAGCTTACAAGAAGCTGGCTCAGCTGAACAAGAAGCTTGGCAAAGCCGCGATTCGCGCTTATGTGAACGGGCTGGAGCCTAAGTTCGACACAACGCCGATGGCTAAGAACGGTAAAGTGCTTGTTCCTTTCCGTGCCATTGCGGAAGCATTGGACGCGAAAGTGATCTGGAACAGCAAAGACAACACGATTCTGGTGTTCAAAGGCACGGTTAAGTTGAAACTGACCGTAAACGGCAAAGTAGCGTATATCAACGGCAAGAAAGTCATGCTGGATGTGCCTGCGCAAGCGGTGAAATCCCGTATCGTTGTACCGATTCGTTTCGTTAGCGAAGGGCTGAACTCCAATGTAACTTGGGATCATGAAGCGCAAAGCGTAATTATTTTGGACAAAAAGTAA
- a CDS encoding fibronectin type III domain-containing protein translates to MSVIYGLAQETRNWKYIISKIILFVLMFSLLPISPALADGKRITIKPDAKFDWDLDQIIFSVEINSSEPIVSVNAHTSHNKQTITLAYNKGTARWEGVSSIAKTIPGDYKLTVKAKDWTGASETHTKAYTVKPAKTMLIQSPVAHQLVTSNVYVDADARSSSDLALNLRDYYGSTLTMAYSQQGRIQRDVPLNMDPGRYNLTIGPKDGPYTDQRIFPVYYEPSKRLNTIHSVPGQILDYDGQRILYLANHKELWIKYVKGGKLERIVKHQKIHSAFLTPAGCIYRIGLYEEFMYYEWANGESAPLSYSPEVKGNYLMYNDEGTLYLRDLVKGSVTEVDSNVRQAFLGPQGELIYHLDHNKGYQLVVYKDGIKTYLFKGYDIKSFIIEGNHALINSDTELIHMDLSKQPWEKNVLMDDYHKAQEPHTDYELKNGWISYIQKLPIDASYWNTTDKLYVQHASGERREVSLNDHNKSIIGLSPWGEVMYEEGKYTYTSSFQSSSPAVQSTLKGTVRYINSKPYMMIGNAITEVLPAPASQMKGINFSDNVLKLDYTGTVKEGPGIQSIRLISTLADETIALNPTLANNMLTIEFSKPPMFWGQYKIHIPHDAVVDPQDRPVMIYDVTHYFDNQSMQISYKNKISVRDLTYKHPALDHASVTVRRITTSGEVTEAQAYTSVNGTASFWFLNGGTFQITAQADGYLTQSKEIEMSDPKIAQEIIFDMIQGQDPLPDREQPQWDSGAALTSSDIKPNAVTLAWPEAKDNDKISVYRLTYDGGEPFTVTGNVYTFHGLKPDTKYRFSVEAGDPGGNWSQPLETEAVTEVLLQPLTLSSNKSAIMIGEKATLSIDSMPVRDMQAYDLLIGWDPRTLLMDWEHIAPGPSTPPYRIQKRKLGDGLIRLIGAKSGTSTITDVTQIHKLAMVGFMGKMSGSTQVILKAGSKFADRRGHITTLKTDQIITLHIIQLDLNGDGLVGLEDLAILSAAVGVPEAYEVRMDLNMDGAVTDEDVDILLSKL, encoded by the coding sequence ATGTCCGTAATCTATGGATTAGCGCAAGAGACTAGAAATTGGAAGTACATAATTAGTAAAATTATTCTGTTCGTCTTGATGTTTTCACTCCTGCCGATCTCTCCTGCCTTGGCCGATGGGAAGCGTATCACAATTAAGCCTGATGCCAAGTTTGATTGGGATTTGGACCAGATTATCTTCAGTGTTGAGATTAACTCCAGTGAGCCCATTGTCTCTGTTAACGCCCATACAAGTCATAACAAACAAACGATAACATTAGCCTATAACAAAGGAACTGCACGTTGGGAAGGCGTTTCTTCAATTGCGAAGACCATTCCTGGCGATTATAAGTTAACCGTTAAAGCAAAGGACTGGACCGGAGCGAGCGAAACGCACACCAAAGCATATACGGTCAAACCCGCGAAAACCATGCTGATCCAATCCCCGGTTGCTCATCAACTTGTAACTTCCAATGTTTATGTTGATGCGGATGCCAGATCGTCTTCTGACCTAGCCTTAAACTTAAGAGATTACTACGGCTCAACCTTAACAATGGCTTACAGTCAACAGGGAAGAATACAACGCGATGTTCCGTTAAATATGGATCCGGGCAGATATAATTTGACTATCGGTCCCAAGGATGGCCCATACACAGATCAAAGGATATTTCCCGTTTATTATGAACCCAGCAAACGGCTCAATACGATACATAGCGTACCCGGACAGATACTAGACTATGACGGACAAAGAATTCTTTACTTGGCTAATCATAAAGAGCTCTGGATTAAGTATGTTAAGGGCGGGAAATTGGAGCGAATTGTAAAGCACCAGAAAATACATAGTGCATTCTTAACTCCCGCTGGCTGTATTTATCGCATTGGGCTGTATGAGGAGTTCATGTACTATGAATGGGCGAACGGAGAATCCGCCCCCCTCTCTTATTCTCCGGAAGTGAAAGGCAACTATTTAATGTACAACGATGAAGGTACCCTATACCTGCGTGACCTGGTAAAAGGTAGTGTTACAGAAGTAGATTCGAATGTTAGGCAAGCTTTTCTGGGGCCGCAAGGCGAACTTATTTATCATCTGGATCACAATAAAGGGTATCAATTAGTTGTCTACAAGGATGGTATTAAGACCTATCTGTTTAAAGGATACGACATCAAAAGTTTCATCATTGAAGGCAACCACGCTTTAATTAACAGCGACACTGAGCTCATCCATATGGATCTTTCCAAACAACCATGGGAGAAGAATGTATTAATGGACGATTATCATAAGGCTCAAGAACCCCACACAGACTACGAGCTCAAGAACGGATGGATTTCTTACATTCAGAAATTGCCTATAGATGCATCATATTGGAATACAACAGATAAGTTATATGTTCAGCATGCCTCCGGGGAAAGAAGAGAGGTATCGCTCAACGACCATAACAAATCCATCATAGGACTAAGCCCTTGGGGCGAAGTGATGTATGAGGAGGGTAAGTACACCTATACTTCCTCTTTCCAAAGCTCATCACCAGCCGTACAATCCACGCTTAAAGGAACCGTTAGATATATCAACTCTAAACCATATATGATGATCGGCAACGCAATAACCGAGGTACTGCCAGCTCCCGCAAGTCAGATGAAAGGAATCAATTTCTCTGACAATGTGCTCAAATTGGATTATACGGGTACCGTCAAGGAAGGTCCGGGGATACAAAGCATTCGGTTAATTTCTACGCTAGCGGACGAAACCATAGCCCTGAATCCGACTCTGGCGAACAATATGTTAACGATTGAGTTCTCGAAGCCGCCGATGTTTTGGGGGCAGTATAAAATTCACATCCCGCATGATGCTGTAGTCGACCCTCAGGACAGACCTGTAATGATTTATGATGTGACCCATTATTTCGATAATCAATCGATGCAGATCTCCTATAAGAACAAGATTTCAGTTCGTGATCTCACTTATAAACATCCTGCGCTTGATCATGCCTCCGTCACAGTTCGCCGTATCACAACATCCGGCGAAGTAACGGAAGCACAAGCTTATACTTCTGTGAATGGCACGGCATCTTTTTGGTTCTTGAATGGCGGTACATTCCAAATCACCGCTCAAGCTGACGGATACTTGACGCAGTCCAAGGAAATAGAAATGTCTGATCCAAAAATAGCTCAAGAAATTATATTCGATATGATACAAGGCCAGGATCCATTACCGGATCGCGAACAACCTCAATGGGATTCGGGCGCAGCGTTAACATCAAGCGACATCAAGCCGAATGCCGTCACGCTGGCATGGCCTGAAGCGAAGGATAACGATAAAATAAGTGTTTATCGCCTGACTTATGACGGCGGGGAGCCTTTTACGGTAACCGGTAATGTATATACATTTCATGGTTTAAAACCGGACACCAAATATCGGTTTAGTGTTGAAGCCGGCGATCCTGGCGGAAACTGGAGCCAACCTCTTGAAACTGAAGCTGTCACGGAAGTACTGCTTCAACCTTTAACCTTGTCAAGCAACAAATCCGCAATCATGATTGGCGAAAAAGCGACTCTCAGCATAGACTCCATGCCCGTACGCGACATGCAGGCTTATGACCTCCTGATAGGTTGGGATCCTAGAACGCTGCTTATGGATTGGGAGCATATTGCCCCAGGGCCCTCAACCCCGCCGTATCGAATTCAGAAACGAAAGCTCGGTGACGGTTTGATACGTTTAATCGGTGCAAAATCAGGAACCTCAACGATTACGGATGTGACGCAGATCCACAAACTGGCTATGGTAGGTTTCATGGGTAAGATGAGCGGCAGCACACAAGTAATCCTTAAAGCGGGAAGCAAGTTTGCGGATCGCCGAGGTCATATCACTACGCTAAAAACAGATCAAATCATAACCCTTCATATTATTCAATTGGATCTGAACGGGGATGGCTTGGTCGGCTTGGAGGATCTTGCCATTCTCTCAGCTGCTGTAGGCGTTCCTGAAGCGTACGAAGTTCGGATGGACTTGAATATGGACGGTGCCGTGACAGATGAGGATGTAGACATCCTGCTATCTAAGTTATAA